The following proteins are co-located in the Calliphora vicina chromosome 2, idCalVici1.1, whole genome shotgun sequence genome:
- the ND-PDSW gene encoding NADH dehydrogenase [ubiquinone] 1 beta subcomplex subunit 10 — MPEARSPMAAFAESLHNMVDGPVTWFRESIVEPNQKKYAWYHQQFRRVPTIDQCYTDDVICRFEADQQFRRDRMVDNEIVTILRQRFEDCTMYEAPDHAVKCKPILEQYEKAAENWFIKYGDLGGYTNAKAAYMKQKHRLIWERRHGPVGSNNKNASAAAADEE, encoded by the exons atgCCCGAAGCTCGCAGTCCTATGGCAGCTTTTGCGGAAAGTTTGCATAATATGGTTGACGGGCCAGTAACATGGTTTAGAG aATCCATTGTTGAGCCCAACCAAAAGAAATACGCCTGGTACCATCAACAGTTCCGTCGTGTACCCACCATTGACCAATGCTACACAGATGATGTGATCTGCCGTTTCGAAGCCGATCAACAATTCCGTCGTGATCGCATGGTTGACAATGAAATTGTTACCATTTTACGTCAACGTTTTGAGGATTGTACCATGTATGAGGCTCCCGATCATGCTGTGAAATGCAAACCAATTTTGGAACAGTATGAAAAGGCTGCCGAAAATTGGTTCATCAAGT ATGGTGATTTGGGTGGTTACACCAATGCCAAGGCTGCCTACATGAAACAAAAGCATCGTCTTATTTGGGAACGTCGTCATGGTCCCGTTGGTAGTAATAACAAAAATGCCTCCGCAGCCGCCGCTGATGAAGAATGA
- the Pif1 gene encoding ATP-dependent DNA helicase PIF1, which produces MDLNDAVLTCCINLQWTNAVGVVGRKLAYKVATLRLIRNDIRELFIELSTEKVKPMKFKMKDIMVHKKFMAEGKASINFKAESCAMYLSNAPPGTLMFFLRTVFIKMNGGEKQDDAAAQKQLRAHMLSGNPCKFEEVSPVTTAEMVMARKRAGLIPSRGTATTPSPLAAKKRRYDEIKGGSDKSGLPAPKKLYQESPMVTEESVKLCQEQMDVLKACVSGKNIFFTGSAGTGKSFLLRKIISALPPDGTVATASTGVAACLIGGVTLHAFAGIGGGDATLQRCYELASRPASAQAWRKCKRLIIDEISMVDGQYFDKIEAVARHIRRNDRPFGGIQLVLCGDFLQLPPVIKREENLSSGGSQTPPQRFCFQSSAWEKCVECVYELKEVHRQSDPEFIKILNHLRIGHCNEEIAKRLVATSKQKIEANGILATQLCSHTNDANSINESKLENLAGDKVLFRAEDSDALMTKQLDSQIQAPSQLYLKINAQVMLLKNINITAGLVNGARGVVVRIEKGVPVVKFKNNTEYSCKHEKWIIKTPSGGAVTRRQVPLKLAWAFSIHKSQGLTLDCVEMSLSKVFEAGQAYVALSRAKSLDSVRILDFDAKQVWANAQVLQYYKMFRRRLLDTTMIPLGTKNKEERKKDGSAKVSSALAKLKKSLINKPLVSIS; this is translated from the exons ATGGATTTAAATGATGCCGTATTGACTTGTTGCATTAACCTACAATGGACAAATGCCGTTGGTGTCGTGGGACGCAAGTTGGCCTATAAAGTGGCCACGTTAAGACTGATACGAAACGATATACGAGAGTTATTCATAGAATTGTCTACGGAAAAGGTAAAAcctatgaaatttaaaatgaaagacATCATGGTGCATAAGAAATTCATGGCAGAGGGCAAGGCATCCATTAATTTTAAGGCAGAGAGTTGTGCCATGTACTTGTCGAATGCGCCGCCTGGGACTTTAATGTTTTTCCTACGCACAGTGTTTATTAAAATGAATGGTGGTGAGAAGCAAGATGATGCTGCGGCACAAAAGCAATTAAGAGCTCATATGTTGTCCGGAAATCCTTGTAAATTTGAAGAAGTCTCGCCTGTAACAACAGCGGAAATGGTTATGGCTCGTAAACGGGCTGGTCTGATACCATCAAGAGGTACAGCTACTACTCCCTCACCACTGGCAGCTAAAAAACGTCGTTATGATGAGATAAAGGGAGGCAGTGATAAGAGTGGTTTGCCGGCCCCCAAGAAACTCTACCAAGAATCACCTATGGTTACTGAGGAGTCGGTCAAGCTGTGTCAAGAGCAAATGGATGTGTTGAAGGCTTGTGTTTcggggaaaaatatattttttactggttCCGCTGGTACGGGTAAAAGTTTTTTGCTGAGAAAAATTATTTCAGCTCTACCACCAGATGGTACAGTGGCCACGGCTTCCACTGGTGTGGCAGCTTGTCTGATTG GTGGTGTGACTTTGCATGCCTTTGCTGGCATAGGAGGTGGGGATGCCACTTTACAACGTTGCTATGAATTGGCTTCACGGCCGGCCAGTGCCCAGGCTTGGCGTAAATGCAAACGTTTGATTATTGATGAAATCTCAATGGTGGATGGGCAATATTTTGAT AAAATTGAAGCAGTTGCCCGCCATATAAGACGCAATGATCGTCCATTTGGCGGCATACAACTGGTACTTTGTGGTGATTTCCTGCAACTGCCGCCTGTTATTAAACGCGAAGAAAATCTCTCCAGTGGTGGCTCTCAGACACCACCCCAACGTTTCTGTTTCCAATCGAGTGCTTGGGAAAAATGCGTTGAGTGTGTGTATGAACTTAAAGAGGTGCATCGTCAGTCGGATCCTGAATTTATTAAGATTCTAAATCATTTACGTATTGGTCACTGCAATGAAGAAATAGCTAAACGCTTAGTGGCTACATCCAAGCAAAAAATAGAGGCCAATGGCATTTTAGCCACCCAGCTGTGTTCGCACACCAACGATGCCAATTCCATAAATGAAtcgaaattggaaaatttaGCCGGTGATAAAGTTCTATTTAGAGCAGAAGATTCAGATGCCTTAATGACCAAACAATTGGATTCTCAAATTCAGGCACCCTCTCAGTTGTATTTGAAAATCAATGCTCAAGTGATGTTGCTGAAAAACATTAACATTACGGCTGGCTTGGTGAATGGGGCTCGAGGTGTTGTGGTGCGCATTGAAAAGGGTGTGCCAGtggtgaaatttaaaaataatacagaaTACAGCTGCAAACATGAAAAATGGATAATTAAAACTCCTAGCGGTGGAGCTGTGACCCGCAGACAAGTCCCTCTCAAGTTGGCCTGGGCCTTTTCCATACACAAATCTCAGGGTTTAACTTTGGATTGTGTTGAAATGTCTTTGTCTAAGGTATTCGAAGCCGGACAGGCTTATGTGGCCTTGTCGCGTGCCAAATCATTGGATTCGGTgagaattttagattttgatgCCAAGCAGGTTTGGGCAAATGCCCAAGTTTTACAGTATTATAAGATGTTTAGACGACGTCTGTTAGACACTACCATGATTCCTTTGGGTACGAAAAACAAAGAAGAACGTAAAAAGGATGGTTCTGCCAAAGTCTCAAGTGCTTTGGCCAAACTGAAAAAGAGTCTCATTAATAAGCCGTTAGTTTCTATAagttaa